A genome region from Stenotrophomonas maltophilia includes the following:
- a CDS encoding MMPL family transporter, translated as MRHAALSDAVALNAPDRLRRWWHWLGIAWLVLLLALGAQQWHLWSQQSRIDTDILALLPQDAHDRLLSDVTRRIADGSSRQVVVLLGSQDGTAAKRAQAAFAAAMAADADSALLVPSGSIEGWFDEARAFYAPYRDRLLTPSQRNQLQNSETGALAEQALAALYGPMGAPRLTDWRQDPLSLWPQWWQQQAQGSGLRLGDDGLLEAEGKHWAALQFDTPGSAFQLDGERHLDGLLERAGKAAKAVAPELEILHAGVPLHAEAAAVQANREINTIGWGSLAAVLLLVWLAFRSLRPILLVAASLLIGCGVALAVTVLVFGKVHVLTLVFGASLVGVAEDYGIHWFASRQAEPADRRWKLLRHLLPGLWLALLTSALAYLALGLAPFPGLRQMALFSVVGLAAAFLTVIFWFPWLDGGEIRQTRFSQWLGNTLERFPRLHGRRPVAIFVVAALALSAVGIARLQSNDDLRSLQSSPPALMAQQIRLSQLLGMPSPAQFYLVQGADAAQLLQREEALTERLRALADDKRIGGYRAISDWLPSPARQQADAALTAKVEPGVLDAVSEAVGEPLQRPQFAAAPLTAEAFLASPASQPFRHLWVGEVGGQMISVVMVDDLSRADALATLEGAAEGLPGVRWVDRTSDFSKLLGHYRKLMGGLLLVGIALVFGALWLRYRRQAWRVFAPTLIAGALTLGLLGLFGQPLQLFNVLALMLLLGMGIDYGIFLIEHRGDASAWLAVCVGAASTWLSFGLLGLSQTPALRAFGLTLLFGIGLVWLISPLFRPPPHDLPPA; from the coding sequence ATGAGGCACGCCGCTTTGAGTGACGCCGTGGCGTTGAACGCGCCGGACCGGTTGCGGCGCTGGTGGCACTGGCTGGGCATCGCCTGGCTGGTGCTGCTGCTGGCGCTGGGCGCGCAGCAGTGGCACCTGTGGAGCCAGCAGTCGCGGATCGACACCGACATCCTCGCGCTGCTGCCGCAGGATGCGCATGACCGCCTGTTGAGCGATGTCACCCGGCGCATCGCCGATGGCAGTTCGCGGCAGGTGGTGGTGCTGCTCGGCAGCCAGGATGGCACCGCCGCCAAGCGCGCGCAGGCGGCGTTCGCCGCGGCGATGGCTGCCGATGCCGACAGCGCGTTGCTGGTGCCCAGCGGGTCCATCGAGGGCTGGTTCGATGAGGCGCGCGCGTTCTACGCGCCGTACCGCGATCGCCTGCTGACTCCCAGCCAGCGCAACCAGCTGCAGAACAGCGAAACCGGGGCACTGGCCGAGCAGGCACTGGCTGCGCTGTACGGCCCGATGGGCGCGCCGCGCCTGACCGACTGGCGGCAGGACCCGCTGTCGCTGTGGCCGCAGTGGTGGCAGCAGCAGGCGCAGGGGTCGGGCCTGCGCCTGGGCGATGACGGCCTGCTCGAGGCCGAGGGCAAGCATTGGGCGGCGCTGCAGTTCGATACGCCGGGTTCGGCGTTCCAGCTTGATGGCGAGCGCCATCTTGATGGCCTGCTGGAACGTGCCGGGAAGGCGGCCAAGGCGGTCGCGCCGGAGCTGGAAATCCTGCATGCCGGCGTGCCGTTGCACGCCGAAGCCGCTGCCGTACAGGCCAACCGGGAGATCAACACCATCGGCTGGGGCTCGCTGGCCGCGGTGCTGCTGCTGGTGTGGCTGGCGTTCCGTTCGCTGCGCCCGATCCTGCTGGTGGCCGCCTCGCTGCTGATCGGCTGCGGCGTGGCGCTGGCGGTCACCGTGCTGGTGTTCGGCAAGGTGCACGTGCTGACCCTGGTGTTCGGCGCGTCGCTGGTGGGCGTGGCCGAGGACTACGGCATCCACTGGTTCGCCTCGCGCCAGGCCGAGCCGGCCGATCGCCGCTGGAAACTGCTGCGGCACCTGTTGCCGGGCCTGTGGCTGGCCCTGCTGACCAGCGCGCTGGCCTATCTGGCGCTGGGCCTGGCGCCGTTCCCGGGCCTGCGCCAGATGGCGCTGTTCTCGGTGGTCGGCCTGGCCGCCGCCTTTCTCACGGTGATCTTCTGGTTCCCGTGGCTGGATGGCGGCGAGATCCGCCAGACCCGTTTCTCGCAGTGGCTGGGCAATACGCTGGAGCGATTCCCGCGCCTGCACGGCCGCCGTCCGGTGGCGATCTTCGTGGTGGCTGCGCTGGCGCTGTCCGCAGTGGGCATCGCGCGCCTGCAGAGCAACGACGACCTGCGCAGCCTGCAGTCGTCGCCGCCGGCGCTGATGGCCCAGCAGATCCGCCTGAGCCAGCTGCTGGGCATGCCCAGCCCGGCGCAGTTCTACCTGGTGCAGGGCGCCGATGCGGCGCAGCTGCTGCAGCGCGAAGAGGCATTGACCGAACGCCTGCGTGCACTGGCTGACGACAAACGCATCGGCGGCTACCGCGCGATCAGCGACTGGTTGCCGTCGCCCGCGCGCCAGCAGGCCGATGCGGCGCTGACCGCGAAGGTGGAACCGGGCGTGCTGGATGCCGTGTCCGAGGCGGTGGGCGAGCCGCTGCAGCGACCGCAGTTCGCGGCTGCGCCGCTTACTGCCGAGGCCTTCCTTGCCTCGCCGGCGTCGCAGCCGTTCCGCCACCTGTGGGTGGGTGAGGTCGGTGGGCAGATGATCAGCGTGGTGATGGTTGATGACCTGTCGCGCGCCGATGCCCTGGCCACGCTGGAAGGTGCCGCCGAAGGCCTGCCCGGCGTGCGCTGGGTAGACCGCACCTCTGATTTCTCCAAGCTGCTGGGCCACTACCGCAAGCTGATGGGCGGGCTGCTGCTGGTCGGCATTGCACTGGTGTTCGGTGCGCTGTGGCTGCGCTACCGCCGCCAGGCCTGGCGCGTGTTTGCCCCGACCCTGATTGCCGGCGCGCTGACCCTTGGGCTGCTGGGCCTGTTCGGCCAGCCGCTGCAGCTGTTCAACGTACTGGCGCTGATGCTGCTGCTGGGCATGGGCATCGACTACGGCATCTTCCTGATCGAGCACCGTGGCGATGCCAGTGCATGGCTGGCGGTGTGCGTGGGCGCGGCCAGCACCTGGCTGTCGTTCGGCCTGCTGGGCCTGTCGCAGACCCCGGCGCTGCGCGCGTTCGGCCTGACCCTGCTGTTCGGCATCGGTCTGGTCTGGCTGATCTCGCCGCTGTTCCGGCCGCCGCCGCACGATCTGCCGCCAGCCTGA
- a CDS encoding outer membrane lipoprotein carrier protein LolA, giving the protein MLARVSSVLLCALLLVAVPRVQAADPAVDAITQAVARPDVLRGQFSQGKQVSGFKNPLRSQGRFVVARQHGVIWTTLKPFPSEVVVTADRILSRQRDGSTRVELDARQQPAMRSVNAIMFALMSGDVQALSSQFNVAASREGQGWRLRLTPKSAMLAKAFESLTLQGDRYVRQVEIVEANKDRTQIQFSALSEAPATLNPDEARRFE; this is encoded by the coding sequence ATGCTTGCCCGTGTTTCGAGCGTGCTGCTGTGCGCGCTGCTGCTGGTGGCCGTACCGCGTGTACAGGCGGCCGACCCCGCCGTCGATGCGATCACCCAGGCGGTGGCGCGGCCCGACGTGCTGCGTGGCCAGTTCAGCCAGGGAAAACAGGTCAGCGGCTTCAAGAACCCACTGCGCTCGCAGGGCCGGTTCGTGGTCGCGCGCCAGCACGGCGTGATCTGGACCACGCTCAAGCCCTTCCCTTCTGAAGTGGTGGTCACTGCCGACCGCATCCTCAGCCGCCAGCGCGATGGCAGCACCCGCGTCGAGCTCGACGCGCGGCAGCAGCCGGCGATGCGCTCGGTCAACGCGATCATGTTCGCGCTGATGAGCGGCGACGTGCAGGCGCTGTCCAGCCAGTTCAATGTTGCTGCCAGCCGCGAAGGGCAGGGCTGGCGCCTGCGCCTGACACCGAAGTCGGCAATGCTGGCCAAGGCCTTCGAATCGCTGACCTTGCAGGGTGACCGCTATGTGCGCCAGGTGGAGATCGTCGAGGCCAACAAGGACCGCACGCAGATCCAGTTCAGCGCGTTGAGCGAGGCCCCGGCCACGTTGAACCCCGATGAGGCACGCCGCTTTGAGTGA
- a CDS encoding acyl-CoA thioesterase translates to MPVNEHTELVGEITLTPAFHDCDPMNVVWHGNYFKYFEIARCALLGRYDYDYPQMLESGYLWPVVDARVKYVRPLLFNQALRVVARIVEWENRLKIEYEILDAESGQVLTRAMTIQVAVDAASKEMLYQCPPVLWERLGVPAP, encoded by the coding sequence ATGCCGGTGAATGAACACACGGAACTGGTCGGGGAAATCACCCTGACCCCCGCCTTCCATGACTGCGATCCGATGAACGTGGTCTGGCATGGCAACTACTTCAAGTACTTCGAGATCGCGCGCTGCGCGCTGCTCGGCCGCTACGACTACGACTACCCGCAGATGCTCGAATCGGGCTACCTGTGGCCGGTGGTCGATGCGCGGGTGAAGTACGTGCGCCCGCTGCTGTTCAACCAGGCGCTGCGCGTGGTCGCGCGCATCGTGGAATGGGAGAACCGGCTGAAGATCGAGTACGAGATTCTCGATGCGGAAAGCGGCCAGGTGCTGACCCGCGCGATGACCATCCAGGTCGCGGTGGACGCGGCCAGCAAGGAAATGCTGTACCAGTGCCCGCCGGTACTGTGGGAACGCCTGGGAGTGCCTGCGCCGTGA
- a CDS encoding HAL/PAL/TAL family ammonia-lyase, with translation MTTDAVPVCRFGDAPLTIEDVAALAQRQCEAALSDAPAFRAHIQRGADFLDRLLREDGVIYGVTTGYGDSCTVNIPPALVAELPHHLYTYHGCGLGRYLDPVETRAVLAARLASLVRGMSGVSVPLLEGLATLLQHDVLPMIPAEGSVGASGDLTPLSYVAAVLCGEREVLFEGQVQPAGPVLAKIGMTPLKLRPKEGLAIMNGTAVMTGLACLAWQRADYLARMATRLTAFNVLASDGNAHHFDQTLFAAKPHPGQGRIAARLRSDLHSERPPRNEQRLQDRYSLRCAPHVIGVLEDSLPFLRQLIETELNSANDNPLIDADGERILHGGHFYGGHIALAMDTLKNTVANVADLLDRQLALVVDARYNHGLPANLSAATGPRAAINHGLKALQISVSAWTAEALKQTMPASVFSRSTECHNQDKVSMGTIAARDCLRVIELTEQVVAAMLIAARQGLALRERVGLNAQLHGSLADMYADLGQRIALVEEDRALDRELRELLVEIRAQRWELYAGE, from the coding sequence ATGACGACTGACGCCGTACCCGTGTGCCGCTTTGGCGATGCACCGTTGACCATCGAAGACGTGGCGGCCCTGGCCCAGCGCCAGTGCGAGGCCGCACTGAGCGACGCGCCGGCGTTCCGCGCGCACATCCAGCGCGGCGCCGATTTCCTCGACCGCCTGCTGCGCGAGGATGGCGTGATCTACGGCGTGACCACCGGCTATGGCGACTCGTGCACGGTGAACATCCCGCCGGCACTGGTGGCTGAGCTGCCGCACCATCTGTACACCTATCACGGCTGCGGCCTGGGCCGTTACCTGGACCCGGTTGAAACCCGCGCGGTGCTGGCGGCGCGCCTGGCCTCGCTGGTGCGCGGCATGTCCGGCGTCAGCGTGCCGCTGCTGGAAGGCCTGGCCACGCTGCTGCAGCACGACGTGCTGCCGATGATTCCGGCCGAAGGCTCGGTGGGTGCCAGTGGTGACCTGACCCCGCTGTCGTACGTGGCGGCGGTGCTGTGCGGTGAGCGCGAGGTACTGTTCGAAGGCCAGGTGCAGCCGGCCGGCCCGGTGCTGGCGAAGATCGGCATGACCCCGCTGAAGCTGCGGCCGAAGGAAGGCCTGGCGATCATGAACGGCACCGCGGTGATGACCGGCCTGGCCTGCCTGGCCTGGCAGCGTGCCGATTACCTGGCCCGCATGGCTACGCGCCTGACCGCGTTCAACGTACTGGCCAGCGACGGCAACGCGCACCACTTCGACCAGACCCTGTTCGCGGCCAAGCCGCACCCGGGCCAGGGCCGCATCGCCGCGCGCCTGCGCAGCGACCTGCACAGCGAGCGTCCGCCGCGCAATGAACAGCGCCTGCAGGACCGTTACTCGCTGCGCTGCGCACCGCACGTGATCGGCGTGCTGGAGGACAGCCTGCCGTTCCTGCGCCAGCTGATCGAGACCGAGCTGAACAGCGCAAACGACAATCCGCTGATCGACGCCGACGGCGAGCGCATCCTGCACGGTGGCCACTTCTACGGCGGCCACATCGCGCTGGCGATGGACACCCTGAAGAACACCGTGGCCAATGTTGCCGATCTGCTCGACCGGCAGCTGGCACTGGTGGTCGATGCCCGCTACAACCATGGCCTGCCGGCCAATCTGTCGGCGGCCACCGGCCCGCGCGCGGCGATCAACCATGGCCTGAAGGCACTGCAGATCAGCGTGTCGGCCTGGACCGCCGAAGCGCTGAAGCAGACCATGCCGGCCTCGGTATTCTCGCGTTCCACCGAATGCCACAACCAGGACAAGGTCAGCATGGGCACCATCGCCGCGCGCGACTGCCTGCGTGTGATCGAACTGACCGAGCAGGTGGTGGCCGCGATGCTGATTGCCGCGCGCCAGGGCTTGGCCCTGCGCGAGCGGGTTGGCCTGAATGCGCAGCTGCATGGCAGTCTGGCCGACATGTACGCCGACCTGGGGCAGCGCATCGCCCTGGTCGAAGAAGACCGCGCGCTGGATCGCGAACTGCGGGAACTGCTGGTGGAGATCCGCGCGCAACGCTGGGAACTGTATGCCGGTGAATGA
- a CDS encoding acyltransferase, producing the protein MAAAQGAPHWADIGESTSVAGVLFLCWVHRWFGRWPFRLCVWPVVACHWLGNRVGRQASMQYLQRLQAHSGVLGRAPTRRDSLRHFFAFADTMLDKILGLGGRYPAERIHLHRDLVLQKIARREGGLILTAHIGCLELCQVLAEQVPGFRITVLVHTAHAQRFNRLLQRLDPLAAVELVQVTEMGAATAMMLAERVAAGGFVAIVGDRTPVQGGRSVTADFLGHRAPFPIGAYVLAAALGCPVYTMACLHQGEGYSVAFEQFAERIVLPRGSRDAALAEQAQRFARWLELQVIQSPLDWFNFFPFWDQAPHDD; encoded by the coding sequence ATGGCGGCCGCGCAGGGCGCCCCGCACTGGGCCGACATCGGCGAATCGACGTCGGTGGCCGGCGTGCTGTTCCTGTGCTGGGTGCACCGCTGGTTCGGGCGCTGGCCGTTCCGCCTGTGCGTGTGGCCGGTGGTGGCCTGCCATTGGCTGGGCAACCGTGTTGGCCGCCAGGCCTCGATGCAGTACCTGCAGCGCCTGCAGGCACACAGCGGTGTGCTGGGCCGCGCGCCGACCCGGCGCGACAGCCTGCGCCACTTCTTCGCCTTCGCCGACACGATGCTGGACAAGATCCTCGGACTGGGCGGGCGCTATCCGGCCGAACGCATCCACCTGCATCGCGACCTGGTGCTGCAGAAGATCGCGCGCCGTGAAGGCGGGCTGATCCTGACCGCACACATCGGCTGCCTGGAACTGTGCCAGGTGCTGGCCGAGCAGGTGCCGGGTTTCCGCATCACCGTGCTGGTGCATACCGCACATGCGCAGCGCTTCAACCGCCTGCTGCAGCGGCTCGACCCGCTGGCGGCGGTAGAACTGGTGCAGGTGACCGAAATGGGAGCGGCCACCGCGATGATGCTGGCCGAGCGCGTGGCGGCCGGTGGCTTCGTCGCCATTGTTGGCGACCGCACGCCTGTGCAGGGCGGCCGCAGCGTCACCGCCGATTTTCTCGGCCATCGCGCCCCGTTCCCGATCGGTGCCTATGTGCTGGCCGCAGCGCTGGGCTGCCCGGTCTACACCATGGCCTGCCTGCACCAGGGCGAAGGCTATAGCGTGGCATTCGAACAGTTCGCCGAACGCATCGTGCTGCCCCGTGGCTCGCGCGACGCGGCACTGGCCGAACAGGCACAGCGCTTCGCGCGTTGGCTGGAACTCCAGGTCATCCAGTCCCCGTTGGACTGGTTCAATTTCTTCCCCTTCTGGGATCAGGCTCCGCATGACGACTGA
- a CDS encoding glycosyltransferase family 2 protein, translated as MRTDPAVAGAAFAPLVVIPVYDHEHAIAAVVDGVQAAGLPCLLVDDGSHEACAAVLRSLAQRHGVDLLRLDINQGKGGAMLAGFAEAAARGHSHVLQIDADGQHDTADLPRFIKAARAHPGAVICGIPAYDASVPKARLYGRYATHVWVWINTLSLHLRDTMCGFRVYPLPPVLRLVDEETIGRRMDFDTEVMVRLYWRQVPVEHLATRVTYPADGVSHFDVWRDNVRISRMHTRLFFGMLWRAPRLLWRRLRGQC; from the coding sequence ATGCGGACTGATCCGGCCGTTGCCGGTGCCGCGTTCGCGCCACTGGTGGTGATCCCCGTCTACGACCACGAGCACGCCATCGCGGCGGTGGTCGACGGTGTGCAGGCCGCCGGCCTTCCGTGCCTGCTGGTCGACGATGGCTCGCATGAGGCGTGCGCGGCGGTGCTGCGCTCGCTGGCGCAGCGCCATGGCGTCGACCTGCTGCGCCTGGACATCAACCAGGGCAAGGGTGGTGCGATGCTGGCCGGTTTTGCCGAAGCCGCCGCGCGTGGCCACAGCCACGTGCTGCAGATCGACGCCGACGGCCAGCACGATACCGCCGACCTGCCGCGCTTCATCAAGGCGGCGCGTGCGCACCCGGGTGCGGTGATCTGCGGCATTCCGGCCTACGACGCCAGTGTTCCCAAGGCGCGCCTGTATGGCCGCTATGCGACCCACGTCTGGGTCTGGATCAACACGCTGTCGCTGCACCTGCGCGACACCATGTGCGGCTTCCGCGTGTATCCACTGCCGCCGGTGCTGCGCCTGGTCGATGAAGAGACCATCGGCCGACGCATGGATTTCGATACTGAAGTGATGGTTCGCCTGTACTGGCGGCAGGTGCCGGTCGAACACCTGGCCACGCGTGTGACCTATCCCGCCGATGGCGTATCGCACTTCGATGTGTGGCGCGACAACGTGCGTATCAGCCGCATGCACACCCGCCTGTTCTTCGGCATGCTCTGGCGCGCACCGCGCCTGCTGTGGCGCCGCCTGCGGGGGCAGTGCTGA
- a CDS encoding AMP-binding protein: MAEWIALDRLLVDPQPQRRIGLCEGEVIDHPHFRQRVLAWRAAFAAADGRDWALYFDDAVAFAAALFGAWHAGKRVFLAADNLPATLQALQPQVSGFAGDVSADYRPLVAPAVGVDGELQVLDERACELCVFTSGSTGQPSAINKRMDQLAREVDALQAAFGAQLEGVQVHGTVSHQHIYGLLFRVLWPLAAGRLIHPRRFFHEDLVGALAGTDTVLVATPAHLKRLPEQLDWASLHGRLRAVFSSGGPLPEEAARQVRQWLGVAPTEVYGSSETGGIAWRRWDTDLPPWQPLPGVRWRIEDGCLAVASAHLETLDWWRTQDRVEALTDGRFRLLGRADRIVKIEERRVSLDALERALREDAEVDDVRVLVLPGQREQLAAVVVPADPALLEGGDVARRALGQRLGARLAQAHDAVTRPRRWRLVQALPINAQGKVTQAALAALFQPLMPVPVWDRRDAASATLRMTLDPALRPFQGHFPQAAILPGVAQLDWAVRFGRQVFSMPAGFLRMDAVKFQHVARPGDELTLQLDWDATRNVLAFRYTSSHGVHASGKVVFADAD; this comes from the coding sequence ATGGCTGAGTGGATCGCCCTGGACCGGCTGCTGGTGGACCCGCAGCCGCAGCGCCGCATCGGCCTCTGCGAAGGCGAGGTGATCGATCACCCCCACTTCCGCCAGCGGGTGCTGGCCTGGCGCGCGGCCTTTGCCGCCGCCGATGGTCGCGACTGGGCGCTGTACTTCGATGACGCGGTGGCCTTCGCGGCGGCGCTGTTCGGTGCCTGGCATGCCGGCAAGCGGGTGTTCCTGGCCGCCGACAACCTGCCGGCCACGCTGCAGGCGCTGCAGCCACAGGTGAGCGGTTTCGCCGGTGATGTTTCCGCCGACTACCGACCGCTGGTTGCCCCCGCCGTTGGCGTGGACGGCGAACTGCAGGTGCTGGACGAGCGCGCCTGCGAGCTGTGCGTGTTCACCTCCGGCAGCACCGGCCAGCCCAGTGCGATCAACAAGCGCATGGACCAGCTGGCGCGCGAAGTGGATGCGCTGCAGGCTGCGTTCGGCGCGCAGCTGGAAGGCGTGCAGGTGCATGGCACGGTGTCCCACCAGCACATCTACGGCCTGCTGTTCCGCGTGCTGTGGCCGCTGGCCGCCGGCCGCCTGATCCATCCGCGCCGGTTCTTCCACGAAGACCTAGTAGGCGCGCTGGCTGGTACCGACACGGTGCTGGTGGCGACGCCAGCCCACCTCAAGCGCCTGCCTGAGCAGCTCGACTGGGCCAGCCTGCACGGCCGCCTGCGCGCGGTGTTCTCCTCCGGTGGCCCACTGCCGGAAGAAGCTGCACGCCAAGTACGGCAGTGGCTGGGCGTGGCACCGACCGAGGTTTACGGCAGCAGCGAGACCGGTGGTATCGCCTGGCGCCGCTGGGACACCGACCTGCCGCCGTGGCAGCCGCTGCCGGGTGTGCGGTGGCGCATCGAGGATGGCTGCCTGGCCGTCGCCTCGGCGCATCTGGAAACCCTCGACTGGTGGCGCACCCAGGACCGCGTGGAAGCCTTGACCGATGGCCGCTTCCGCCTGCTGGGCCGTGCCGACCGTATCGTCAAGATCGAAGAGCGCCGCGTTTCGCTGGATGCGCTCGAACGCGCGCTGCGCGAAGACGCCGAAGTGGACGACGTGCGCGTGCTGGTCCTGCCAGGACAGCGTGAGCAGCTGGCAGCCGTGGTGGTACCGGCCGATCCGGCGCTGCTGGAAGGCGGTGACGTCGCGCGCCGTGCGCTGGGCCAGCGCCTTGGCGCGCGCCTGGCACAGGCACATGACGCGGTCACCCGGCCGCGCCGCTGGCGCTTGGTGCAGGCGCTGCCAATCAACGCACAGGGCAAGGTCACCCAGGCGGCACTGGCGGCGCTGTTCCAGCCGCTGATGCCGGTGCCGGTCTGGGACCGCCGCGATGCCGCCAGCGCCACCCTGCGCATGACCCTCGACCCGGCGCTGCGGCCGTTCCAGGGCCACTTCCCGCAGGCGGCGATCCTGCCCGGCGTGGCGCAGCTGGACTGGGCCGTGCGTTTTGGCCGCCAGGTGTTCAGCATGCCGGCCGGATTCCTGCGCATGGATGCGGTGAAGTTCCAGCACGTGGCACGCCCGGGTGATGAGCTGACCCTGCAGCTGGACTGGGATGCCACACGCAATGTGCTGGCCTTCCGCTACACCTCCAGCCACGGTGTGCACGCCAGCGGCAAGGTGGTCTTCGCCGATGCGGACTGA
- a CDS encoding membrane protein, translated as MARARTFVVAAISLAYPVLVYLAMGRFEPRWLSLLLFTLALLRALSTRQPLWWAAAAGTGLLAVLATVLNQALPLKLYPALVNVVMLAVFGTSLRFGPPLVERLARLQEPDLPAFAVAYTRRVTQVWCGFFVLNGSLALLTALYASDRVWMLYNGLLAYVMMGVLFAGEWLVRRRVKAAHAHG; from the coding sequence ATGGCACGCGCACGCACGTTCGTGGTGGCTGCGATTTCGCTGGCCTACCCGGTGCTGGTGTACCTGGCGATGGGCCGTTTCGAGCCACGCTGGCTGTCGCTGCTGCTGTTCACCCTGGCCCTGCTGCGTGCGCTGAGTACGCGCCAGCCGCTGTGGTGGGCCGCTGCCGCGGGTACCGGCCTGCTGGCCGTGCTGGCCACCGTGCTCAACCAGGCCCTGCCGCTGAAGCTGTACCCGGCGTTGGTGAACGTGGTGATGCTGGCGGTGTTCGGCACCAGCCTGCGCTTCGGCCCGCCGCTGGTGGAACGCCTGGCGCGGTTGCAGGAGCCGGACCTGCCGGCGTTCGCGGTGGCCTATACCCGCCGCGTTACCCAGGTGTGGTGTGGCTTCTTCGTTCTCAACGGCAGCCTGGCCCTGCTGACCGCGCTTTACGCGTCGGACCGGGTCTGGATGCTCTACAACGGATTGTTGGCGTACGTGATGATGGGCGTGTTGTTTGCAGGTGAGTGGCTGGTGCGGCGGCGGGTCAAGGCGGCGCACGCGCATGGCTGA
- a CDS encoding acyl carrier protein: MTKNELFERIVSILTDSFEIETARITPEARLYDDLDIDSIDAVDLIVQLKPLLGRNLQPEAFKAVRTVQDIVDVVHGLLPDQAAA, from the coding sequence ATGACCAAGAATGAACTGTTCGAACGCATCGTCAGCATCCTGACCGACAGCTTCGAGATCGAAACCGCCCGGATCACCCCCGAGGCCCGCCTGTACGACGACCTGGATATCGACAGCATCGATGCGGTCGACCTGATCGTGCAGCTCAAGCCGCTGCTTGGCCGCAACCTGCAGCCGGAAGCGTTCAAGGCCGTGCGCACCGTACAGGACATCGTCGATGTCGTGCACGGGCTGCTGCCGGACCAGGCAGCCGCCTGA
- a CDS encoding phosphopantetheine-binding protein has protein sequence MQALEHEIKELIISSLSLEDITPEDIDPTAPLFVEGLGLDSIDALELGLALQKKYGVSLSADSEETRRHFSSVRALGEFVAARQS, from the coding sequence GTGCAAGCACTTGAGCACGAGATCAAGGAATTGATCATTTCCTCCCTTTCGCTGGAGGACATCACGCCGGAGGACATCGATCCGACCGCGCCGTTGTTCGTCGAAGGCCTTGGCCTGGATTCGATCGACGCGCTGGAGCTGGGCCTGGCGCTGCAGAAGAAGTACGGTGTCAGCCTCTCGGCCGACTCGGAAGAAACCCGTCGCCATTTCTCCAGCGTGCGCGCGCTCGGCGAGTTCGTCGCCGCCCGCCAGTCGTAA